One part of the Actinotignum schaalii genome encodes these proteins:
- a CDS encoding 5-formyltetrahydrofolate cyclo-ligase, whose product MTDHTISLPDVSAMAVPEAKQALRATVRAARAKRTPAAREEAEARWVTTVLDFLGTATTVAGYISVNNEPGTRALCDAIVASGRTIIVPKLGPGLTRQWARYTGAENLTDQAPGRPPAPRGEALDSTVLREVDAAFIPALLVNHDGVRVGQGGGWYDRVLKQLDSATPVGALIWPEEYVHTPLPHDEMDVPVRYVLLPETVVDLGGHSPLH is encoded by the coding sequence ATGACCGACCACACCATATCTCTTCCTGATGTCTCCGCGATGGCGGTGCCGGAAGCCAAACAAGCCTTGCGTGCAACGGTGCGCGCGGCTCGAGCTAAGCGCACGCCAGCCGCCCGTGAGGAAGCCGAAGCCCGCTGGGTCACCACCGTGCTGGATTTCCTCGGCACCGCCACCACGGTTGCCGGCTATATTTCCGTCAATAACGAACCGGGCACCCGGGCGCTGTGCGATGCCATTGTGGCCAGCGGGCGCACCATCATTGTCCCCAAGCTCGGCCCCGGGCTCACCCGCCAGTGGGCGCGCTACACCGGCGCGGAGAATCTCACCGACCAGGCGCCCGGCCGCCCGCCCGCACCCCGGGGTGAAGCCCTGGATTCCACGGTATTGCGCGAGGTCGATGCCGCTTTTATCCCCGCGCTGCTTGTCAATCACGACGGCGTGCGCGTGGGCCAGGGCGGGGGCTGGTATGACCGCGTACTCAAGCAGCTCGATAGCGCCACCCCGGTCGGCGCCCTGATATGGCCCGAAGAATACGTGCATACACCTCTCCCCCACGATGAGATGGACGTGCCGGTGCGTTACGTTCTCCTCCCCGAAACCGTGGTGGACCTGGGCGGACATTCTCCCCTGCACTAG
- a CDS encoding molybdopterin molybdotransferase MoeA, with protein sequence MKTVAEQLDEFLKVAQPLEALDVELADAMGCILAENVVATVDVPHTDLAALDGYAVRADETFGAEPARPAHFPVTDDIFAVTTDRIAHTPGAAARIASGARMPTGADAVVPLIDTDHGEAQVDITVRVAPGENVRAQGEDLRAGTTILEEGTRIGARHIALLAAAGRDRVRVRPAPRVVVMSVGDELVAPGKALGNGKIYDANSHALATAVRNAGAVAYRVPAVSDDRHLLRESLEDQLLRADVILTTGGLSYGGGDTLKEVLSPLGSMRFDAVAMNPGRHVGVGTIGGDGANSALMFCLPGNPVAALVCFEVFVRPSLRKMAGYKHVTPRSIRARAARGLLSRPGVQDYVRVQVYGDPRAGYEFDPVGDVELLSLANFAKSNGLAVVPADKESVGIGDELECMILNG encoded by the coding sequence GTGAAAACAGTAGCCGAGCAACTCGATGAATTCTTAAAGGTCGCCCAGCCTTTGGAGGCTCTCGATGTGGAGCTTGCCGACGCGATGGGCTGTATTCTTGCCGAAAACGTCGTCGCGACTGTTGATGTTCCTCACACCGACCTGGCGGCCCTGGATGGGTACGCGGTGCGTGCGGACGAAACTTTCGGTGCCGAGCCCGCGCGCCCGGCGCATTTCCCGGTCACCGATGATATTTTCGCCGTCACCACCGACCGCATCGCCCACACTCCCGGCGCGGCAGCCCGCATTGCTTCCGGGGCGCGGATGCCCACGGGCGCGGACGCCGTTGTTCCCCTCATCGATACGGATCACGGGGAAGCGCAGGTGGATATTACGGTGCGCGTGGCTCCCGGGGAGAATGTGCGCGCGCAGGGTGAAGACCTGCGGGCCGGCACCACGATTCTGGAGGAAGGCACCCGTATCGGGGCGCGCCATATTGCCTTGCTGGCGGCGGCCGGGCGCGACCGGGTACGGGTGCGGCCGGCGCCGCGCGTCGTCGTGATGTCTGTGGGCGATGAACTGGTGGCGCCCGGAAAAGCTTTGGGTAACGGAAAGATTTACGACGCGAATTCGCACGCGCTTGCCACCGCGGTGCGTAACGCCGGGGCGGTTGCGTACCGTGTGCCGGCGGTTTCCGACGACCGGCATCTCTTGCGCGAGTCCTTGGAAGACCAGCTGTTGCGCGCCGACGTTATCCTCACCACCGGCGGTTTGAGTTACGGGGGTGGAGATACCCTCAAAGAGGTCCTGTCCCCGCTTGGGTCGATGCGGTTCGACGCCGTCGCTATGAATCCGGGCCGGCACGTCGGGGTGGGTACCATCGGGGGCGACGGCGCAAATTCGGCACTCATGTTCTGCCTGCCGGGCAACCCGGTGGCCGCGCTGGTGTGCTTCGAGGTGTTTGTGCGCCCCTCGCTGCGGAAAATGGCCGGCTACAAGCATGTGACCCCGCGTTCCATCCGGGCCCGGGCGGCGCGCGGGCTGCTCTCCCGGCCGGGCGTGCAGGATTACGTGCGGGTGCAGGTCTATGGCGATCCGCGCGCCGGCTACGAATTTGACCCGGTGGGGGATGTGGAGCTGCTCTCGCTGGCGAATTTCGCGAAATCGAACGGGCTCGCGGTGGTTCCCGCGGATAAGGAAAGCGTGGGCATCGGCGACGAATTGGAGTGCATGATTCTCAACGGGTAG
- a CDS encoding helix-turn-helix domain-containing protein: protein MMDWGAQEAKDFGRNLAQLRRDYGFTQEQLAHAAEIETNQLQLIEYGRSSARKGDMKPSNPHLRTLIGIATAFDLSPSALLAKLGI from the coding sequence ATGATGGACTGGGGTGCACAGGAAGCGAAGGATTTTGGGCGGAATTTAGCGCAGCTTCGCCGCGATTATGGTTTCACGCAAGAACAGTTGGCGCACGCCGCCGAGATCGAAACGAACCAGTTGCAACTAATTGAATACGGGCGATCATCTGCGCGCAAAGGTGACATGAAACCTTCAAATCCCCACCTGCGCACTCTCATCGGAATTGCGACCGCTTTTGATCTGTCCCCATCGGCACTACTTGCAAAACTCGGCATCTAG
- the mscL gene encoding large conductance mechanosensitive channel protein MscL — protein sequence MLAGFKKFIMQGNVMDLAVGVIVGAAFSAVVKSLTDHILMPLIAAIFGQPNFDGNFVWHLGGGEIQFGSFLTAVVNFFIVAFALYFFLVLPMNKMRERHAKPAAEAPEDPQLILLKEIRDELRAKRD from the coding sequence GTGCTCGCGGGTTTCAAGAAATTCATTATGCAGGGTAACGTCATGGACCTCGCCGTCGGTGTTATCGTCGGTGCGGCTTTCTCAGCCGTGGTGAAGTCCCTGACGGACCATATTCTCATGCCGCTTATCGCCGCGATTTTCGGGCAGCCGAATTTTGACGGTAATTTTGTGTGGCACCTGGGTGGAGGCGAAATCCAATTCGGGAGCTTCCTCACCGCGGTGGTCAATTTCTTCATCGTGGCTTTCGCGCTGTACTTCTTCCTGGTACTCCCCATGAATAAGATGCGTGAACGCCACGCCAAGCCGGCCGCGGAGGCCCCGGAAGATCCTCAGCTCATCCTCCTCAAGGAGATCCGTGATGAGCTGCGGGCCAAGCGCGACTAA
- a CDS encoding FmdB family zinc ribbon protein: MPTYSYRCDNCGHHFDAHQSMTAAALVTCPECGKDALRKVMAGISAIVFKGSGFYHNDSRSSGGSSTQN, encoded by the coding sequence GTGCCTACCTACAGTTACCGTTGTGACAATTGCGGTCACCATTTTGATGCGCACCAGTCGATGACAGCCGCCGCCCTGGTCACGTGCCCGGAGTGCGGGAAAGACGCATTGCGGAAGGTAATGGCAGGGATTAGCGCAATCGTGTTCAAGGGCTCGGGTTTCTACCACAATGACTCGCGTTCTTCGGGTGGGAGCTCCACGCAGAACTAA
- a CDS encoding SAF domain-containing protein: protein MTGIHTRLWRARHLLLAGVALLAFFTILQAIERRYPETGQVLVARRNLPAGHVLSGRDVEARTVARDLIPENALSSEAEASGQRLAANIPAGYPLARGVLLSQEFLRDPPAGHVVVAVRVASDGTGSFIEPGNFIGLYAPAPEHSTEAGAIRVVERAAVVGIGEEEKNAGMLSEGVTYRVLYLVVREKDANLIVGYAAADSLRAVLVAPP from the coding sequence ATGACAGGTATCCACACGCGGCTGTGGCGGGCACGCCATCTGCTCCTGGCCGGGGTTGCCCTCCTGGCTTTTTTCACTATTCTTCAGGCCATTGAGCGCCGCTACCCGGAAACCGGGCAGGTGCTGGTCGCGCGCCGTAATCTACCGGCGGGGCATGTGCTGAGCGGGCGTGATGTGGAGGCGCGCACCGTGGCCCGTGATCTTATTCCGGAGAATGCGCTTTCTTCGGAAGCTGAGGCCAGCGGGCAGCGCCTTGCCGCTAATATCCCGGCCGGGTATCCCCTGGCCCGCGGGGTGCTGCTCTCCCAAGAATTTTTACGCGACCCACCCGCCGGGCACGTGGTGGTGGCGGTGCGGGTGGCTTCCGATGGGACCGGGAGCTTTATTGAGCCGGGTAATTTTATTGGCTTATATGCGCCGGCCCCGGAACATAGCACGGAGGCCGGAGCGATCCGGGTGGTGGAACGTGCCGCGGTGGTGGGAATCGGGGAAGAAGAAAAGAATGCCGGCATGCTCTCCGAGGGTGTCACATATCGAGTGCTCTACCTGGTTGTTCGCGAAAAAGACGCTAATCTTATCGTGGGCTATGCTGCCGCGGATTCTTTGCGGGCAGTGCTGGTAGCCCCTCCATAG